The nucleotide sequence ACGCGGTATGCGCTCGCAACATCGACGGTCACGGCGCAGCACGTGCTGCGCCTCGGCGCGTGTGCCTAATGGAGGCGCATTGAACACGTAGCGCGCTCATCACGCTCGAACGCGCGCACGTGATCATGTACCGGCCTCACGCCGCCGCCGAGGATGCGCGCGATGCGAGAAACCGCCATGCGCCCTGAAACGCGGACCGAGCATTGCATTGACGCCCGCTTCCGACCGACGAGACCCACTCCCCGGAGGCACCGATGGCCGCGCACACACTTTCCGACCTGTATGTCGAAGAGCTCCGCGATCTTTACAACGCGGAGCGCCAGATACTCAAGGCACTACCCAAGATCATCAAAGCCGCATCGAACGACGATCTCAAGGAAGCGCTCGAATCGCATCGGCAGGAAACAGAAGGACACGTGACGCGGCTCGAGCAGATCTTCGAGAACCTGGGCAAGAACGCCAAGGGCAAGACATGCCACGGAATGGAAGGGGTGCTGTCGGAAGGCGCCGAGCTCATCGAGGAAGATCCCGAACCGGAAGTCCTGGATGCCGGCATCATCTCGGCGGCGCAGCGCGTCGAGCACTATGAAATCGCCGCCTACGGCAGCGTCCGCACGTGGGCAGAGCAGTTGGGCCTGAACGATCAGGTCGAGCTGCTCGAGCAAACGCTCGAGGAAGAGAAGGCGGCGGACGAGAAATTGACCGAGCTCGCCACGCAGTCGATCAACGCCAAGGCCGCGGAGGAAACCGAAGTCGAGCGCCGGCGGACATCGGATGCCGACCGGACGGAACGGCGGCCCTCATCCACGCGACGCCCGGCCTCGGAGAAGCGCCCCCGCCCAACCGCCTAACGAAAGCGATCGCGGCGCGAGCGCACATCCCGCACACCGGGTGACTCGGTCACCCGGTGTGTCCGGCATGGTGCATCGCTCCGCTGAAGAGCGTCACCATCGCCTCGTTGAACGCCGGAATGTCGTCGGGCTTGCGGCTCGAGACCATGTTCCCATCCACGACCACTTCTTCATCCACCCATCGGGCCCCTGCATTCTCGAGGTCCGTCTCGAGCGATGGCCACGACGTGATACGACGGCCCTTCACCGCGCCACTCTCGATCACGGTCCATGGTCCATGGCAAATCACAGCGACCGGTTTGCCGGCGTCGAAAAACGATTTCACGAACGCCACCGCCTTCGGCTGCCAGCGCAGCGCATCGGGATTCATGACGCCGCCCGGGAGCAACAGCGCGTCGTAGTCGTCCGGGCGCGCGTCGTCGAGCGGCACATCCACCCGCAGCTCGTCGCCCCACTCTTTGGACTTCCAACCGCGCACCTTCCCCGTGCGCGGCGAGACGATCTGCGTCTCGGCCCCGTGCTGATCGAGTGCTTCGCGCGGTTTCTCGAGTTCGACCTGCTCGAATCCGTTCTCGACGAGAATCGCCACC is from Gemmatimonadaceae bacterium and encodes:
- a CDS encoding type 1 glutamine amidotransferase domain-containing protein; this translates as MNTLQGMKVAILVENGFEQVELEKPREALDQHGAETQIVSPRTGKVRGWKSKEWGDELRVDVPLDDARPDDYDALLLPGGVMNPDALRWQPKAVAFVKSFFDAGKPVAVICHGPWTVIESGAVKGRRITSWPSLETDLENAGARWVDEEVVVDGNMVSSRKPDDIPAFNEAMVTLFSGAMHHAGHTG
- a CDS encoding ferritin-like domain-containing protein, with translation MAAHTLSDLYVEELRDLYNAERQILKALPKIIKAASNDDLKEALESHRQETEGHVTRLEQIFENLGKNAKGKTCHGMEGVLSEGAELIEEDPEPEVLDAGIISAAQRVEHYEIAAYGSVRTWAEQLGLNDQVELLEQTLEEEKAADEKLTELATQSINAKAAEETEVERRRTSDADRTERRPSSTRRPASEKRPRPTA